One window of the Anabaena sphaerica FACHB-251 genome contains the following:
- a CDS encoding glyoxalase-like domain protein: MLSPFTLGSFLPSLPLDSLFSTQGIMIMLLAAYAGAMWMFLTSAPKVYTVMVSDLEIARQLYEGLLDLPAAEVPLHYYYNYEQTIGATGIDPLYMSSSPSWSNKMMSNANDGLWYQLKKNTQLHIITGASIGTKNQQRHVCFDHDCLELILMRVETRGLKFKIRNQKPLNFLVKDYEGRVIELAEVAN; this comes from the coding sequence CTGCTGAGTCCATTTACATTAGGCTCTTTTTTACCTTCCCTGCCTTTAGATAGTCTTTTCTCCACCCAAGGCATAATGATTATGCTGTTGGCTGCTTATGCTGGCGCTATGTGGATGTTTCTGACCAGCGCCCCCAAAGTCTACACTGTGATGGTGTCAGATTTGGAAATTGCCCGACAGTTGTATGAAGGGTTGCTAGATTTGCCAGCAGCAGAAGTACCTTTGCACTATTACTACAACTACGAACAAACCATTGGTGCAACAGGGATTGACCCGCTTTATATGTCATCTAGTCCCAGTTGGTCCAATAAGATGATGAGTAATGCCAACGATGGACTGTGGTATCAATTAAAGAAAAATACTCAACTGCACATCATTACTGGTGCGAGTATTGGTACTAAAAATCAACAGCGTCATGTTTGTTTTGACCATGACTGCTTGGAGTTAATTTTAATGCGTGTGGAAACACGGGGTTTGAAGTTTAAGATTCGCAATCAAAAGCCTTTGAATTTTTTGGTTAAGGATTATGAAGGGCGCGTGATTGAATTGGCTGAAGTTGCGAATTAG